From a region of the Thermomicrobium roseum DSM 5159 genome:
- a CDS encoding 2-keto-4-pentenoate hydratase: MADQMVVESETVARQLERALTTKQPIPPLTETLGPLTPEQAYAIQTRWTELRIAQGERVIGRKIGLTSRAMQEQLGVREPDYGSLWASRFFPACGGRAEIPTEILIQPRLEGEIAFLIGRRLEGPGVTLQQVLAATEAVALSVEIVDSRIEAWRIKLADTIADDASFGAFTVGPWSRALAREDLRTVGMIIHKNGEVATEGIGAAALGHPARCVAWLANKLAEFGIALEPGDIVLSGSLARALPAARGDLFVVELHGQPPLTVRFV; this comes from the coding sequence ATGGCGGATCAGATGGTGGTGGAGAGCGAGACGGTGGCGCGCCAGCTCGAGCGTGCCTTGACGACGAAGCAGCCGATTCCCCCACTCACCGAGACACTCGGTCCCCTGACGCCGGAACAGGCGTATGCCATCCAGACGCGCTGGACCGAGTTGCGGATCGCTCAGGGTGAGCGCGTCATCGGTCGCAAGATCGGGTTGACCAGCCGGGCAATGCAAGAACAGTTGGGAGTCCGCGAGCCGGACTACGGGAGCCTCTGGGCCTCGCGCTTTTTCCCGGCTTGCGGTGGACGAGCCGAGATTCCGACCGAGATCCTCATTCAGCCACGCCTGGAGGGGGAGATCGCCTTCCTGATCGGTCGCCGCTTGGAGGGACCCGGTGTCACGCTGCAGCAAGTGCTCGCTGCGACCGAGGCGGTCGCGCTGTCGGTGGAAATCGTCGATAGCCGCATCGAGGCCTGGCGCATCAAACTGGCCGATACCATCGCTGACGATGCCTCGTTCGGTGCTTTTACCGTCGGTCCCTGGAGCCGCGCACTCGCCCGCGAGGATCTGCGGACGGTAGGAATGATCATCCACAAGAACGGCGAGGTCGCGACCGAGGGAATCGGGGCAGCTGCGTTAGGTCATCCGGCTCGCTGCGTGGCGTGGTTGGCCAACAAGCTCGCCGAATTCGGCATCGCGCTGGAGCCGGGGGATATCGTGCTCTCGGGCTCACTCGCCCGAGCTCTTCCGGCGGCCCGTGGCGATCTGTTCGTCGTCGAGCTGCATGGTCAGCCACCGCTGACGGTTCGCTTCGTGTGA
- the hemG gene encoding protoporphyrinogen oxidase has translation MSEVHAHVVVIGGGIAGLAAAWRLEQLSPAISVTLIEAEPRLGGWIRTEHWGEVIIEHGPDSWVASKPAATELARALGLESEIIGLRADQAETSIMHDGRLLPLPSGLSLLVPTRLRPLLTSPLLSPLGKLRLLAEYLVPPRLDEDDESLASFVRRRFGREFAERVAEPLLSGIFAGDAGQLSVLATYPQLRRLERERGSLLRARAMQARRPAGLAGGSPFLTLRSGMGRLVRAVAGDLQRTVVRTGATALGIAPSNGGFAIDLADGTRLEADGVILAVPAWRAARLFERSFTRAAAVLQALPYASSAAVTLVYRQSDLAGFARGRGFLVPAREGRPISAVTWVTNKFPARAPEHLGLVRVFFRAERAGLSDDAPAEIPVAVALQELRSAVGLQAEPLHAIVSRHERALPQYCVGHRQRVAELRSLLGSWPGLALAGAAYDGVGVSDCIASGWRAAEAVLQGIGARQSVGR, from the coding sequence ATGAGCGAGGTGCACGCTCATGTGGTCGTCATCGGCGGGGGGATCGCTGGTCTCGCTGCGGCCTGGCGCCTCGAACAGCTGAGTCCGGCGATCAGCGTCACGCTGATCGAGGCAGAGCCCCGCCTGGGGGGATGGATCCGGACCGAGCACTGGGGTGAGGTCATCATCGAGCATGGTCCGGATTCGTGGGTGGCGAGCAAACCTGCAGCGACTGAACTCGCCCGTGCACTCGGTCTGGAGTCGGAGATCATCGGCTTGCGAGCGGATCAGGCCGAGACGTCGATCATGCACGACGGGCGCCTGCTCCCACTCCCCAGTGGGCTCTCCCTCCTGGTCCCGACACGCCTTCGACCGTTGCTCACGAGCCCGCTCCTCTCGCCACTCGGGAAGTTGCGGCTTCTCGCTGAGTATCTCGTTCCACCCCGGCTCGATGAAGACGACGAATCGCTGGCGAGCTTCGTACGCCGCCGCTTCGGTCGCGAGTTCGCCGAGCGTGTGGCCGAGCCGCTCCTTTCGGGGATCTTCGCTGGAGACGCGGGGCAGCTGAGCGTTCTCGCAACCTATCCGCAGTTGCGGCGCCTGGAGCGGGAGCGAGGCAGTCTGTTGCGCGCGAGAGCCATGCAGGCGCGACGACCAGCTGGGCTAGCCGGAGGATCACCCTTTCTGACCCTGCGGTCTGGTATGGGACGTCTCGTGAGGGCGGTCGCTGGCGATTTGCAGCGCACCGTGGTGCGAACCGGTGCGACCGCGTTGGGCATTGCGCCTTCCAATGGTGGATTCGCGATCGACCTGGCGGACGGGACGCGGCTGGAGGCTGATGGGGTGATCCTCGCGGTACCGGCCTGGCGGGCAGCCCGGCTGTTCGAGCGATCCTTTACCCGAGCCGCAGCGGTCCTGCAGGCTCTTCCGTATGCCTCCAGCGCGGCGGTCACGCTGGTCTACCGCCAGAGTGATCTCGCTGGATTCGCGCGGGGGCGAGGCTTCCTGGTTCCCGCGCGCGAGGGGCGGCCGATCTCGGCGGTGACGTGGGTGACCAACAAGTTCCCGGCGCGCGCACCCGAACATCTCGGGCTCGTCCGTGTCTTCTTCCGCGCCGAGCGAGCTGGGCTCAGCGACGATGCTCCCGCTGAGATCCCCGTCGCGGTCGCGCTTCAGGAACTCCGCTCCGCAGTCGGTTTGCAAGCCGAACCCCTACATGCGATCGTCTCCCGGCACGAGCGAGCATTGCCACAGTATTGCGTCGGACATCGGCAGCGGGTCGCCGAACTCCGGAGTCTCCTGGGTTCCTGGCCGGGGCTCGCGCTGGCCGGCGCAGCCTATGACGGTGTGGGCGTATCGGACTGCATCGCGAGTGGCTGGCGGGCAGCCGAGGCGGTCCTGCAGGGGATCGGAGCGAGGCAGAGCGTGGGGCGCTAG
- the hemH gene encoding ferrochelatase — MTRERVAVLLMAYGGPDRLDDLPAFLLDVRHGRPYSPELLADLTERYRAIGGRSPILERTRAEALGIERALQEYATEDGVDYRIYVAMRHWHPFIREVVPEILRDGVDRLVAVVMAPHYSRMSVGAYLARLDEALRDHQATVPVHAVESWKDEPEFIAAWVDRIAAALRAVPETERSRTLLLFTAHSLPTRILDWGDPYREEILTSVRLVAAHFPEYEWRFAFQSQGASEEPWLGPTVEETLDELAAAGVARVLLVPIGFVCDHVEVLYDVDIAHKEYALSRGIVLERPAMLNDHPLLCRAIANAVRRTLRAARVGVG; from the coding sequence GTGACACGCGAGCGCGTCGCTGTCTTGCTCATGGCCTACGGAGGACCCGATCGTTTGGACGATCTTCCGGCCTTCCTCCTGGACGTCCGACACGGGCGGCCGTATTCGCCCGAACTCTTGGCTGATCTCACGGAGCGTTACCGGGCGATCGGTGGTCGTTCCCCGATCCTCGAGCGCACCCGGGCCGAGGCGCTCGGGATCGAACGAGCGTTGCAGGAGTACGCGACCGAGGATGGGGTTGACTACCGCATCTACGTGGCGATGCGACACTGGCATCCCTTCATTCGCGAGGTGGTTCCAGAGATCCTGCGCGACGGCGTCGACCGGCTCGTCGCGGTCGTGATGGCGCCTCATTACTCTCGGATGAGCGTGGGTGCTTATCTGGCACGACTGGACGAGGCGCTCCGCGACCATCAGGCGACGGTTCCTGTCCATGCGGTCGAGAGCTGGAAGGACGAGCCGGAGTTCATCGCCGCTTGGGTCGACCGGATCGCTGCGGCGCTCCGAGCCGTCCCCGAGACGGAGCGATCTCGGACGCTCTTGCTGTTCACCGCGCATAGTTTGCCGACGCGGATACTGGACTGGGGGGATCCGTACCGGGAGGAGATTCTCACCTCCGTCCGGCTGGTCGCGGCGCACTTCCCAGAATACGAGTGGCGTTTCGCTTTCCAGAGTCAGGGAGCGAGCGAGGAACCGTGGTTGGGGCCGACGGTCGAGGAGACGCTCGACGAGTTGGCGGCTGCGGGTGTTGCGCGAGTCTTGCTGGTACCGATCGGGTTCGTCTGCGACCACGTGGAAGTGCTCTACGACGTCGATATCGCACACAAGGAGTACGCGTTGTCCCGGGGAATCGTGCTCGAGCGGCCAGCGATGTTGAACGATCATCCCCTGCTTTGCCGAGCGATCGCGAATGCGGTGCGGCGGACGCTGCGCGCGGCGCGCGTTGGGGTAGGATGA
- a CDS encoding tautomerase family protein, translating into MSSGSAATGYRSRNARASTSWSVRFCAASSKKENTMLVLKVTMVEGRTPEQKAELIRRLAEAAGRHLGFPVEEIRTVIYEVGRDEWGIGTMTMAERDRAASSQPGD; encoded by the coding sequence ATGTCTTCGGGCAGTGCAGCCACTGGGTACAGATCGAGAAACGCGAGAGCTTCAACGAGTTGGTCCGTGCGTTTCTGCGCGGCAAGCTCTAAGAAGGAGAACACGATGCTGGTCCTGAAGGTGACGATGGTCGAAGGGCGCACGCCGGAACAGAAGGCCGAGTTGATTCGTCGACTTGCCGAAGCAGCTGGGCGTCACCTGGGTTTTCCGGTGGAGGAAATTCGGACCGTCATCTACGAAGTCGGGCGCGATGAGTGGGGCATCGGGACAATGACGATGGCGGAGCGAGACCGTGCTGCCTCGTCGCAGCCAGGAGACTGA
- a CDS encoding 2-keto-4-pentenoate hydratase produces MLSEPEKKLLEAIREARERRQPLSPLAEKLGVDLAGAYRVQAASLADQPLVGYKLGLVSPAKQRQMGLSSPIYGRISRTMLREQVLSLSEFVQPRIEPEIAVVLRDPVHPGAPPGAIALAIGAAFLGIDLLDSVWEGYRFSAPDVVADNASGGAFFLGEQALPWPVEGELSLYLDGELVAAGSIAALGPVTEHVAWLAAAVGGLEPGHVLYLGSPAAAVPARPGVLELRGPGGAVLLARLEA; encoded by the coding sequence ATGCTGAGCGAGCCGGAGAAAAAACTCCTGGAAGCGATCCGCGAGGCACGAGAGCGACGCCAGCCTCTCTCGCCGCTCGCGGAAAAACTCGGGGTCGACCTGGCGGGCGCGTATCGTGTGCAAGCCGCTTCCCTCGCCGACCAGCCCCTCGTGGGGTACAAGCTGGGGTTGGTGAGCCCGGCGAAGCAGCGTCAGATGGGGCTGAGCAGCCCGATCTATGGTCGGATCAGCCGGACCATGCTGCGTGAGCAGGTGCTCTCCCTGAGCGAGTTCGTCCAACCGCGCATCGAACCTGAGATCGCGGTCGTCTTGCGTGATCCGGTCCATCCGGGGGCGCCGCCCGGTGCGATTGCGCTGGCCATCGGGGCGGCCTTTCTGGGCATCGATCTCCTCGACAGCGTCTGGGAAGGATATCGGTTCAGCGCCCCGGACGTGGTGGCGGACAATGCCTCCGGGGGAGCGTTCTTTCTCGGTGAGCAGGCGCTGCCCTGGCCGGTCGAGGGTGAACTCTCCCTTTACCTGGATGGCGAACTGGTCGCTGCCGGCTCGATCGCTGCGCTCGGGCCGGTGACCGAGCATGTCGCGTGGCTGGCGGCGGCAGTCGGTGGTCTCGAGCCGGGTCACGTTCTCTACCTGGGATCGCCAGCGGCGGCGGTGCCGGCGAGACCTGGGGTGCTCGAGTTGCGCGGCCCGGGTGGAGCGGTCCTGCTGGCTCGACTGGAGGCGTGA
- a CDS encoding tyrosine-protein phosphatase, whose amino-acid sequence MHHREPPIQVDIHTHVLPGIDDGARDIEQALAMLRVAAADGTQIVVATPHARRTDVAQVVAAVERLQEAIDRQSLPLQLASGMEEQLWPDLVDRLLVGTALTLCGTRWVLVELPDWTAWPSDLTDRLLELRAAGFRPILAHVERYGPIQRQPERLLEAIATGALIQVNADSLFGQNGYAAQQVALRLIRAGAVSVLASDAHHPEWRAPRLRPAFERLAALFGEEVVSRLQANAVAVVRDQDVASPSPDPDMLSTSMTLLERVRAWVGF is encoded by the coding sequence GTGCACCACAGGGAACCACCGATCCAAGTGGATATCCACACGCACGTGCTGCCGGGCATCGACGATGGCGCGCGCGATATCGAGCAAGCCCTCGCCATGCTCCGCGTCGCAGCAGCAGACGGGACGCAGATCGTGGTCGCGACACCGCACGCTCGCCGTACCGACGTCGCCCAGGTCGTTGCTGCTGTCGAACGCTTGCAGGAGGCCATCGACCGCCAGAGCCTTCCGCTCCAACTCGCCAGCGGTATGGAGGAACAGCTCTGGCCCGATCTAGTCGATCGGCTCCTCGTGGGTACCGCATTGACGCTGTGCGGCACTCGCTGGGTGTTGGTCGAGTTGCCCGACTGGACTGCCTGGCCGAGTGACCTCACCGACCGTCTCTTGGAACTGCGCGCAGCCGGATTCCGGCCAATCCTCGCCCACGTCGAGCGGTATGGACCGATTCAGCGCCAGCCCGAACGACTCCTCGAGGCGATCGCCACCGGCGCATTGATCCAGGTGAACGCCGACTCGTTGTTCGGTCAGAATGGCTACGCCGCGCAGCAGGTCGCGCTCCGTCTGATTCGGGCAGGAGCGGTGAGCGTGCTCGCCAGCGATGCGCACCATCCAGAATGGCGAGCACCGCGCCTGCGGCCGGCCTTCGAGCGGCTGGCTGCGCTCTTCGGCGAGGAGGTAGTCAGCCGGCTCCAGGCAAATGCAGTGGCTGTCGTGCGGGACCAGGACGTCGCGTCGCCCTCTCCGGATCCTGACATGCTCTCTACTTCAATGACGCTGCTCGAGCGCGTCCGCGCGTGGGTCGGTTTCTAG
- the hemE gene encoding uroporphyrinogen decarboxylase, with protein sequence MAKEAEGDHRSDDAMVNSPLLRACRRKTVDMTPVWLMRQAGRYLPEYRALRERYSLLELCRQPELAAEVTLQPLRRYPLDAAIIFADILLPVLALGVPLSFAEGEGPVIGAPIRDPAAVDRLPEPDESPLWPVAEAIRIVRAELPERVAVIGFAGAPFTLASYLIEGGSSRQYVRTKRFLLTERSAWERLLERLTELTIRYLMLQVRAGAEVVQLFDSWAGALAPAVYRDAVLPWTRRIVAAVRELGVPVIVFSTGTAGYLDLVADTGADVIGVDWRIELDRAWNAIGARAIQGNLDPAWLLAPAEDLRKAARDVLDRAAGRPGHIFNLGHGVLPETSPDAVAILVEFVHEYSARVRD encoded by the coding sequence ATGGCCAAAGAGGCAGAAGGAGATCATCGATCGGATGACGCAATGGTAAATTCACCCCTGCTGCGGGCGTGCCGTCGAAAAACGGTCGACATGACTCCCGTGTGGTTGATGCGGCAAGCTGGGCGGTATCTTCCGGAATACCGTGCCTTGCGCGAGCGTTACAGCCTCTTGGAACTCTGTCGCCAACCGGAACTCGCCGCCGAAGTGACACTCCAGCCGCTCCGCCGTTATCCTCTCGACGCAGCGATCATCTTTGCCGATATCCTGCTGCCAGTGCTCGCGCTCGGTGTACCGCTCAGCTTCGCCGAGGGCGAAGGGCCGGTCATCGGTGCGCCGATCCGCGATCCGGCAGCGGTCGACCGGCTCCCTGAACCGGACGAAAGTCCTCTGTGGCCGGTGGCCGAGGCGATCCGGATCGTGCGAGCGGAATTGCCGGAGCGGGTGGCAGTCATCGGTTTCGCGGGGGCTCCCTTCACACTGGCCAGCTACCTGATCGAGGGTGGGAGCTCCCGCCAGTACGTGCGGACGAAACGATTTCTCCTCACCGAGCGGTCTGCTTGGGAACGCTTGCTGGAGCGCTTGACCGAGCTCACGATCCGCTATCTCATGCTGCAGGTTCGCGCTGGCGCAGAGGTCGTTCAGCTCTTCGACAGCTGGGCAGGAGCATTGGCACCGGCTGTCTACCGTGACGCGGTGCTTCCGTGGACACGACGCATCGTTGCAGCGGTTCGCGAACTCGGCGTCCCGGTCATCGTCTTCAGCACTGGAACAGCCGGCTATCTCGATCTGGTGGCTGACACGGGAGCCGATGTCATCGGCGTGGACTGGCGGATCGAGCTCGATCGTGCCTGGAACGCGATCGGCGCGCGAGCGATCCAAGGGAATCTCGATCCGGCTTGGCTCCTCGCTCCAGCTGAGGACCTTCGGAAAGCTGCGCGCGATGTCTTGGACCGTGCAGCAGGCCGACCCGGTCACATTTTCAACCTCGGGCACGGCGTGCTGCCGGAGACATCGCCCGATGCGGTCGCGATCCTCGTCGAGTTCGTGCACGAGTACAGCGCCCGTGTCCGAGACTGA
- the tatA gene encoding twin-arginine translocase TatA/TatE family subunit has translation MPQLGWQELLIVLFIVIVIFGAGKLPEIGRGLGQSIREFRQAAREAQEAQRAEQAQQAQSNLPDKTA, from the coding sequence ATGCCGCAACTAGGTTGGCAGGAACTTCTGATCGTCCTCTTCATCGTGATCGTCATCTTTGGCGCGGGGAAGCTGCCGGAGATCGGGCGTGGTCTCGGGCAGAGCATCCGCGAGTTCCGCCAGGCCGCACGGGAGGCTCAGGAGGCGCAGCGGGCCGAGCAGGCGCAGCAGGCTCAGAGCAATCTCCCTGACAAGACCGCTTGA
- a CDS encoding methyl-accepting chemotaxis protein, giving the protein MNEGPHQDFRDRWTAGGAALAEALRLTNENLAYRRQFIGLTPADRAVLAKLAPWAERVAGRIARRFYDHQFTFPETRRFFEQYANRRGIPLEQVRQRLEQTQAAYFRSIFEEAARGGDFGLSYYTMRLRIGALHNQIDLPLKWYIGSYALYTDLVRDELRRAFRLRPRLRAQAERAILTVFNYDLQAVIDAFFLDYLRSIGLDLGSIPVRDAREDLTDQHGELRRRLTEAVTTLTGSCQQSSTLSHALARTSSDLERIAQAIAAASRELAATMAHDQHLVDQVATAHTQIDQAATGIARGAGQQDTTIRQLHSAARELAQRIEAIVERAGQGATSGREALTAAEQGGQVITVTLGELRVLADGMRELAEQVEQLTNLASQVGQMGRAIEEIAEQTNLLALNAAIEAARAGEAGKGFAVVAEEVRKLAERSKQATSEILELVGTITESISKAAASARQSAQRAEQSSELAGNAERAAQEIVERARALVDSIVAIDREGQLVRRSTEQVSTLLETVNAVTREHAAAAEQLQATMHAVHRQWQELEAHLRASLTQAERVANESDALEDIASETARLARLIEEQAAALGSSARAFAVASDTELVAFSNGKLKEQFSIAE; this is encoded by the coding sequence GTGAACGAAGGGCCACACCAGGATTTTCGCGACCGTTGGACCGCCGGCGGAGCCGCGCTGGCAGAGGCACTCCGGCTGACGAACGAGAACCTCGCATACCGCCGCCAGTTCATTGGCTTGACGCCAGCTGATCGCGCTGTCTTGGCCAAACTCGCTCCCTGGGCGGAGCGTGTGGCGGGCCGCATCGCCCGCCGCTTCTACGACCACCAGTTCACCTTTCCCGAAACGCGCCGCTTCTTCGAGCAGTACGCCAACCGGCGCGGGATACCACTCGAACAGGTCAGGCAGCGCCTCGAGCAAACCCAAGCCGCTTATTTTCGCTCCATCTTCGAGGAGGCAGCGCGCGGTGGAGACTTCGGTCTGTCCTACTACACGATGCGGTTACGCATCGGTGCCTTGCACAACCAGATCGACCTTCCTCTCAAGTGGTACATCGGAAGCTACGCTCTCTACACGGACCTCGTTCGAGACGAACTCCGCCGTGCCTTCCGGCTTCGTCCGCGCTTGCGTGCCCAGGCGGAACGCGCCATCCTCACTGTCTTCAACTACGATCTCCAGGCAGTGATCGATGCGTTCTTCCTCGATTACCTCCGTTCGATCGGCCTCGATCTCGGGAGTATCCCGGTCCGCGATGCCCGCGAGGACCTCACTGACCAACATGGCGAACTGCGGCGGCGCCTCACGGAAGCCGTCACCACCCTCACCGGAAGCTGCCAGCAGTCTTCGACGCTCAGCCACGCCCTGGCGCGAACGAGCAGCGACCTGGAGCGGATCGCCCAGGCGATCGCGGCGGCGAGCCGGGAACTCGCTGCCACCATGGCGCACGATCAGCATTTGGTCGACCAGGTCGCCACGGCCCACACCCAAATCGATCAAGCCGCCACTGGCATCGCCCGCGGTGCCGGTCAGCAGGACACCACGATTCGGCAGCTGCACAGCGCAGCCCGCGAACTCGCGCAACGGATCGAGGCCATCGTCGAGCGAGCTGGTCAGGGAGCGACGAGTGGACGCGAGGCACTGACAGCCGCCGAGCAAGGTGGACAGGTCATCACGGTCACGCTCGGCGAACTTCGTGTCCTGGCGGACGGGATGCGCGAGCTTGCCGAACAGGTCGAACAACTGACCAACCTGGCCAGCCAGGTCGGTCAGATGGGCCGCGCGATCGAAGAGATCGCCGAACAGACCAATCTCCTGGCTCTCAACGCGGCGATCGAAGCTGCCCGAGCCGGGGAAGCCGGCAAAGGATTCGCGGTCGTCGCCGAGGAGGTCCGCAAGCTGGCCGAGCGGTCGAAGCAGGCCACTAGCGAGATCCTGGAACTGGTCGGCACTATTACCGAGTCGATCAGCAAAGCCGCTGCCTCAGCCCGCCAAAGCGCCCAACGTGCCGAGCAGAGCTCGGAACTGGCAGGGAACGCCGAGCGAGCTGCCCAGGAAATCGTGGAACGAGCTCGCGCCCTCGTCGACAGTATCGTCGCCATCGATCGCGAAGGCCAACTCGTGCGCCGATCGACCGAACAGGTGAGCACCCTCCTGGAAACGGTCAACGCAGTAACCCGAGAGCACGCTGCAGCCGCTGAACAACTTCAGGCGACCATGCATGCGGTCCACCGTCAGTGGCAAGAACTGGAAGCGCATCTGCGCGCCAGCCTCACGCAGGCCGAACGAGTGGCGAACGAGAGCGATGCGCTCGAGGATATCGCGAGCGAAACCGCACGGCTGGCACGGCTCATCGAAGAGCAAGCAGCAGCACTCGGGAGTTCCGCTCGCGCCTTCGCTGTCGCCAGTGACACCGAGCTCGTCGCGTTTTCGAACGGGAAACTAAAGGAGCAGTTCTCGATCGCCGAGTGA